The Longimicrobium sp. DNA segment CACCGACGATGACGTGCACGCGCCCAAGCCCGACCCCTCCGGCCTGCTCGCCGCCGCCGCGGCGCTGGGTGTAGAGCCCGCGGCTGCCATCTACATCGGCGATTCCACGAGCGACCTGAAGGCGGGGCGCAACGCGGGGATGAGGATCGGCGCGGCGCTGTGGCCCAAGACGGCGCCGGGGGAGAAGGACGCCTTTCTGCACGCCATCGAGGGGATGATGCCCGAATGGATCTTCGAGCATCCGTCCGACATCACCCGCGCGTTCGCCCTCTGGTGCTGAAGCCGAGCGCGGCGGGTGCCAGGTGACGTGTGCGGGAGGTGCCGCGACGGCTGGTGGAGCGCGTGGGAAAAATCAGCATCCGGGGCATGCGCTCCGGCGCCTCGGCCGCCGGGCAGGCACCACCCGCGCAAACCACGCGCTCAGAGCGGGCCCGGAGCCCTGGCTCAGCCCGGGAGGTCTGCCCTCGTCGGGCCGTCGCGCAGAGTGCCGGTGATCTCGATCGAGTGCCCCCAGAACAGGTCGCCGCCGTCGTACCAGAACGTGAAGCCACCCTCGGCGTCGACCGTGACCGACTCCAGCCGCAATCCGGCGCGGAACCCGGCAGGTGTCATTTTCGCCTCACCTTCATCCAGCCAGCTCTCGTTCTTCCGAGGCAGGAGCGACTGTACCGCGAACGCCCGGATCCTCTCCGCCCACGCCGCCTGGTCGTCCCACAGCGCCCGAGCCGTTCGCAGCGAGGCCGCCAGCTCCACTTCGTTCTCCGCCTCCATCTGGACGACGATGGTGTCGGCGCCCCACGCGGCTGTCCCTTCCCACCACCCGGCGGAGCGGTCCAGGACCAACGTTCCGAAGCGCTCATCTTCGTGCGTGACCGGCGTCGACAGGAGTTCCGCGCGAAGCAGCAGCGGGTCATCGGCGGCCAGGCGGGTGTCCACTACATCGAGGAGCTCCGCGGTGTTCTCGCCCGTGAAGCGGACTCGCACAGAGACCACGCGCCGCGAATTGAGCCGGTCCATCAGTGCCTGCGTCTCGTTGTGCGTGGTCGTTCGGGTGACGGACAGGGGAGTGGTGTGAATGGTCCCGTCCGCGCGGCGCCACTCCTCCAGTGTGAATCGCAGCGTCCAGTCCGCTCCCGGCGGGGTCTGCGATCCTGCTGCGCCCGCCGGGTGCATGATGCCGGTAATCAGCTCGCCGCCGGGCGGTTCGGCGGCGGGTACGCCGGCCGGCGCCCCGGAAAAGAGAAGGACGAGCAATCGGCGCAAGCTTATCATCGGCATGTTCGAAAGCGAGTGGGATGAGGATGTACAGCGAGACACCTGGGAAGGAGGGGCCCGGGCCTGCTCCAGGTGATGCTTCTCAGGCGATGCTTTCCCGGAAGTTGCCGGGCCTGGGCCGGCCAGCACAAGGGCTGCGTCGACGTGTATGCGCCCAGGCCCGCCCTCCGGCAAGGGCGCCTTTCTGCACGCCATCGAGGCGATGACGCCCGAGTGGATCTTCGAGCACCCCTCAGACATCACCCGCGCATTCGACCTGTGGTGCTGAAGCCGAGCCTCCACGGATGCTGAACGCACGCTGGCGCGAAAACAGTTGACGATCC contains these protein-coding regions:
- a CDS encoding DUF2262 domain-containing protein, whose translation is MISLRRLLVLLFSGAPAGVPAAEPPGGELITGIMHPAGAAGSQTPPGADWTLRFTLEEWRRADGTIHTTPLSVTRTTTHNETQALMDRLNSRRVVSVRVRFTGENTAELLDVVDTRLAADDPLLLRAELLSTPVTHEDERFGTLVLDRSAGWWEGTAAWGADTIVVQMEAENEVELAASLRTARALWDDQAAWAERIRAFAVQSLLPRKNESWLDEGEAKMTPAGFRAGLRLESVTVDAEGGFTFWYDGGDLFWGHSIEITGTLRDGPTRADLPG